In Gadus macrocephalus chromosome 4, ASM3116895v1, the following proteins share a genomic window:
- the LOC132456460 gene encoding dipeptidyl peptidase 4-like: protein MVSVAKVLLGVLGFALVVILIAVPTAIYLSDDTGSDSRRPFSLQDVFNDTLNPRSYNLRWISDNEYLHQTNGSVFRHNAESGQFEEFLNQTLFFDLNAKDYQLSADHKYVAFMSNFTKQWRHSYYATYTIYDVVNRQLVDTGIQDNVQFLAWAPEGNGLAYVWENDVYVMSNAISPAKRVTNNGEHNVILNGIPDWVYEEEMYSSNQALWWSPGGKNVAYAQFNDTGVHNIEYSWYGEEQYPTTVVIPYPKPGTPNSVAKLFVVNANDPQTVMPVIIPAFFNTGDHYLATVTWVTDDRLAVQWLKRKQEYLLLQIYELVMGSWVTRERLALNQTNGWIGRFSPDEPVFAADESYYLVMSNSYGYKHIHHVVGGVATPITTGTWEVVNILKVMADGTVYYSSNEDGARAGGRNVYKLTTNGTSTQRECLTCTFHKDCQYNSASFSHNASFYRVSCQGPGSPRYSLINNINKTEDTILEDNTQFLNLISNIRTPTMQRGILKVGGIDIEYQMTLPPGFSESNKYPLLVDVYAGPCSQKADYRYRLGWSEYLASTENIIVASFDGRGSGYRGDKLMHAIYRRLGTFEVEDQIAAVQEITKKGFIDEGRIAIWGWSYGGYVTSMALGAGSGVFKCGMAVAPVSKWEYYDSIYTERYMNEPKDNKQFYMNSTVTARAKEFHSVQYLLVHGLADDNVHFQQAAQISKALVEEEVDFEAMWYTDKDHGLEGAANEHVYTLLSHFLLRCFA, encoded by the exons ATG GTTTCCGTCGCCAAGGTGCTGCTCGGTGTGCTCGGGTTCGCCTTGGTTGTCATCCTGATCGCCGTGCCCACGGCCATCTATTTGAGCG ATGACACTGGTAGTGACAGCCGGCGGCCGTTCAGCCTGCAAGATGTCTTCAACGACACCCTCAACCCACGCTCCTACAATCTGAGGTGGATTTCAG ACAATGAGTACCTGCACCAGACCAACGGCTCGGTGTTCCGACACAACGCCGAATCCGGACAGTTTGAAGAGTTCTTGAACCAAACGCTATTT TTCGATCTCAATGCCAAAGATTACCAGCTGTCAGCCGACCACAAGTACGTGGCGTTCATGAGTAACTTCACAAAG CAATGGAGACATTCGTACTATGCCACCTACACCATTTACGACGTCGTCAACCG GCAACTCGTAGACACTGGAATCCAAGACAATGTCCAGTTTTTAGCATGGGCCCCCGAAGGAAATGGACTG GCCTACGTCTGGGAGAACGATGTGTACGTGATGAGCAACGCAATCAGCCCAGCAAAAAGGGTCACCAATAACGGAGAACACAACGTCATCCTGAACGGCATCCCCGACTGGGTGTACGAGG AGGAGATGTACTCGTCCAATCAAGCGCTGTGGTGGTCGCCGGGCGGAAAGAACGTGGCCTATGCCCAGTTCAACGACACGGGTGTCCACAACATCGAGTACTCCTGGTACGGAGAGGAGCAGTACCCCACCACTGTCGTCATCCCCTACCCCAAG CCCGGAACCCCAAACTCTGTCGCCAAGCTGTTTGTGGTCAACGCAAATGACCCACAAACGGTCATGCCAGTCATCATTCCGGCCTTCTTTAACACAGG CGATCACTACCTGGCGACGGTCACCTGGGTAACGGACGACCGCCTGGCCGTTCAGTGGCTGAAGAGGAAACAAGAATACCTCCTCCTGCAGATCTACGAATTGGTCATGGGTTCCTGGGTTACTCGGGAG CGCCTGGCATTGAATCAAACTAATGGCTGGATCGGCAGG TTTTCCCCAGATGAACCTGTGTTTGCGGCAGATGAATCATATTACCTAGTGATGAGCAACAGCTACGGATATAAACACATCCATCATGTGGTTGGG GGAGTTGCCACGCCCATCACAACCGGGACGTGGGAAGTGGTCAACATCCTCAAAGTGATGGCTGATGGCACCGT GTATTATTCAAGTAATGAAGATGGAGCTAGAGCCGGAGGCCGCAATGTTTACaa GTTGACCACCAACGGAACGTCAACCCAAAGGGAGTGTCTGACGTGCACATTTCATAAAGACTGCCAATACAACTCAGCCTCCTTCAGCCACAACGCCTCCTTCTACCGTGTGTCCTGCCAGG GTCCTGGCAGTCCGCGTTACTCCCTcattaacaacataaacaaaacag aGGACACAATCCTGGAAGACAACACTCAATTCCTCAACCTCATCTCCAACATCAGGACTCCAACCATGCAGCGCGGCATCCTCAAGGTCGGAGGGATCG ACATCGAGTATCAAATGACTTTACCACCCGGCTTCAGCGAGTCTAATAAGTATCCCTTACTGGTGGACGT ATACGCAGGTCCGTGCAGCCAGAAGGCAGACTACCGCTACAGGCTGGGCTGGTCCGAGTACCTGGCCAGCACTGAGAACATCATCGTGGCCAGCTTCGACGGAAGGGGAAGCGGTTACCGGGGCGACAAGCTAATGCACGCCATTTATCGGCGTCTGGGAACCTTTGAGGTGGAAGATCAAATCGCCGCTGTCCA AGAAATAACAAAAAAGGGCTTCATCGACGAGGGACGGATTGCAATTTGGGGCTGG TCCTACGGAGGCTACGTAACATCCATGGCGCTGGGAGCAGGAAGtggagtgtttaaatgtggaaTGGCCGTGGCACCAGTGTCCAAGTGGGAGTATTATG ATTCTATCTATACGGAGAGGTACATGAACGAACCTAAGGACAACAAACAATTCTACATG AATTCAACAGTCACTGCCAGGGCCAAGGAGTTCCATTCAGTGCAATACCTCCTGGTTCACGGCTTAGCAGACG ACAACGTCCACTTCCAGCAGGCAGCACAGATTTCTAAAGCactggtggaggaagaggtcGACTTTGAGGCCATG TGGTACACCGACAAGGACCACGGCCTGGAGGGGGCAGCCAACGAGCACGTCTACACACTATTGAGCCACTTCCTGCTGAGATGCTTCGCCTGA
- the LOC132456467 gene encoding pro-glucagon-like — translation MAVKGIRSLSAILLLLLAVHYSWQLPLLDSSPETEMTEVDESKEKRHSDGTFSSDYSKYLEDRKAQDFVKWLMNNKRGSSPPAKRHADGTYTSDVSAFLEEQAAKDFVAWLKNGQVRRKSVTEEMDEVVHKRHVDGSFTSDVNKVLDAMAAKEYLHWVMTAKPSGESKKRQAQNWQN, via the exons ATGGCAGTGAAAGGAATCCGCTCCCTGTCCGCCatcttgttgctgctgctggcagTCCACTATAGCTGGCAGCTGCCCCTGCTCGACTCAAG TCCAGAGACAGAAATGACAGAGGTGGACGAGTCGAAAGAGAAGCGGCATTCGGACGGGACGTTCTCCAGCGACTACAGTAAATACCTGGAGGACAGGAAGGCACAGGACTTTGTGAAGTGGTTGATGAACAACAAGAGAGGAAG TTCCCCGCCGGCGAAGCGTCACGCGGACGGCACGTACACCAGCGATGTCAGCGCCTTCCTGGAAGAGCAGGCCGCCAAGGACTTTGTAGCCTGGCTAAAGAACGGACAAGTCCGAAGAAA ATCTGTCACGGAAGAGATGGATGAGGTGGTGCATAAGAGGCACGTGGACGGCAGCTTCACCAGCGACGTGAACAAAGTGCTGGACGCCATGGCTGCCAAAGAGTATTTACACTGGGTTATGACTGCCAAGCCATCTGGGGAGAG TAAGAAACGACAAGCACAAAACTGGCAAAACTGA